The following nucleotide sequence is from candidate division WOR-3 bacterium.
ATCTTTGGAGACGATCACTTGTCATAAGGAGACCATAAATTAAGCCATATTTTTGGACTGCTTTTGCCCCGAAACGGGAACAAGAAAAAGTGAAATTGCAAGAAGGAAGATCCTGAGAGGAGATAAATTTTCTATAGATCAATATAAGGCTGGAAAATATAATCTTAGCCTCAGAAGTTTCTTTGGGATTAAATACCGTAATTTCTTCCTTTTCCCTTATTGATTCTTTCTCCTTCTGAATAAACTCTAAGTCATATTTAATTGAAGTAGAAAAAAGATAAAGAGATAGAAATTGAGCTAATAGCATTTTATCTCCTTAACTCGTTGTCTCTTTTTTAAAAAATCCGCAAAAAATATTAAAAGCTGGATGCTCATATAATATTGACTCAGTTATAAAGAAAGTAAATTTCATATTCGACCGTAAAGTTAATATTTATTAAAGAAAAGTCAAGATTAAATCTATAAGCAGAAGTGCCTAAGCATCTTCATATTGTGAAAAATATGCTCGAAATATCTCTAATGAGAAAAATTTATTCTTCGAAGTAATAAATCCCCCTTGACAAATGAAATTTGTTCTTTATATTATGAATAAGAAAATAAAAATTTTAAAGAGAAGAAACTATTTTTGGGAAAAATAGGGATTGACAAATTTATGAAATTTATTATTAATAAATTTCGTTCTTTGATAATTGAATAGATAATAGATGTTAGACTTTTGGGCAAGCAATTAAGGGCATACGGTGGATGCCTTGGCAGAAGTAGGCGATGAAGGACGTGGCTGGCTGCGATAAGCCTCGGGGAGCCGTCAAGCTGGCTTAGATCCGGGGATCTCCGAATGGGGTAACCCAGGTCCGGTAAACCGGGCCTATCCCGAAAGGGAAGCCAACCCAGGGAACTGAAACATCTTAGTACCTGGAGGAAAAGAAAGTAAAAACGATTCCCTTAGTAGCGGCGAGCGAACCGGGAAGAGTCCAAACCTTCTCTGTGTTAAAGCCCGCATGCGTTGCAGAGAAGGGGTCGTGGGAAGCAGATACGCTCTATGCGGAGGAGCGAAAGAGTCATAAAATTGGCGGTTAGCCGAAGAACCTGGAAAGGTTCATCATAGAGGGTGATAATCCCGTAGGCGAAAACCGACCAATCTCTTCTCTGTTTTCCCAAGTACCTTGGGACACGTGAAATCCCAGGGGAATTTAGGAGGACCACCTCCTAAGACTAAATACTCACTTCTGACCGATAGTGAACTAGTACCGTGAGGGAAAGGTGAAAAGAACCCCGGTGAGGGGAGTGAAAAGAACCTGAAACCGTATGCTTACAATCAGTAGGAGCCTTGTAGTTTGGTCTTCGGACTGGACTACGGGTGACTGCGTACCTTTTGCATAATGAGTCGGTGAGTTACTCTATCTGGCAAGGTTAACCAAATCTTTTGGGTAGCCGTAGCGAAAGCGAGTCCTAACTGGGCGATTTAGTCAGATGGAGTAGACCCGAAGCCGGGTGATCTACCCATGGCCAGGGTGAAGCGAGTGTAAAAACTCGTGGAGGCCCGAACCAGTTAGCGGGAAAATGCTATTGGATGAGCTGTGGGTAGGGGTGAAAGGCCAATCAAACTCGGCTATAGCTGGTTCTCTTCGAAATAGCTTTAGGGCTAGCCTCGGATGATCAGTTATGGAGGTAGAGCACTGAATGGGTGCTGGGCCTAACCGTCTGGCGCCTAATCAAACTCCGAATGCCATAACTCAAAGTCCGGGAGTCAGGCTGTGGGGGATAAGCTCCATGGCCGAAAGGGGAACAACCCAGACCACCGGCTAAGGTCCCAAAGTGCAGGCTAAGTGGGAAAGGAAGTAGAGTTGCTTAGACAACCAGGATGTTGGCTTAGAAGCAGCAATCATTTAAAGAGTGCGTAAAAGCTCACTGGTCGAGCGACTCTGCGCCGAAAATTCACCGGGGCTTAAGCTTGCCACCGAAGCCGTGGATCAACGGATTACCTTATGGTTTTCCGTTGGTAGTAGAAGAGCGTTCCATATTCGGTGAAGCCGTACCCGTGAGGGGCGGTGGAGGATATGGAGGTGCGGATGCCGACATGAGTAACGATAAAAAGGGTGAGAATCCCTTTCGCCGAAAGTCTAAGGTTTCCTGAGGAAGGGTCGTCCTCTCAGGGTTAGTCGGTCCCTTAGGTGAGGCCGAAAGGCGTAGCTGATGGGAAACAGGTTAATATTCCTGTACCACTTCTACAATGTTATTATCTAAGGGGTGACGTAGAAGGGTATGCCAACCCTGGCGTTGGTCGTCCAGGGCTAAGCCCAAAGGAGGGGAGTCCAGGCAAATCCGGATTCCCATTTAAACTCTGAAGGGTGACAGGGAGCCATTTTTTGGCGAAGTGGCAGAACCCAAGCTACCAAGAAATAGCCTCGTAGATAGTTGTAGGAGTGACCGTACCGCAAACCGACACAGGTAGATGGGGAGAGAATCCTAAGGCGCGCGGGAGAACTCTCGTTAAGGAACTCGACAAATTGACTCCGTAACTTCGGGAGATGGAGTGCCCTCTTTGTGACTCATTTCCAATGAGTTGCATTGTAGGGTCGCAGTGACCAGGCCTAAGCGACTGTTTAACAAAAACACAGGGCTCTGCTAAGTCGTAAAGACGAGGTATAGGGCCTGACACCTGCCCGGTGCTGGAAGGTTAAGGAAGGAGGTTATCCTCGCAAGAGGAGAAGCTTCCGACCGAAGCCCCAGTAAACGGCGGCCGTAACTATAACGGTCCTAAGGTAGCGAAATCCCTTGTCGGGTAAGTTCCGACCTGCACGAATGGTGTAACGACTTAGGCATTGTCTCAACGAGAGACCCGGCGAAATTGGAATGGCGGTGAAGATACCGCCTACCCACGGAAGGACGAAAAGACCCCGGAACCTTTACTGTAGCTTGGCATTGGGTTTTGGTATAGTCTGTGTAGGATAGGTGGGAGGCTGTGAAGCCGGTGCGCTAGCATCGGTGGAGCCGTCGGTGAAATACCACCCTTTCTATATTGAAATCCTAACCCTGCCTGTGCAAGGTGGGGGACAGTGTTTGGCGGGCAGTTTTACTGGGGCGGTAGCCTCCTAAAAGGTAACGGAGGCGTCCGAAGGTTCCCTCAACGCGGACGGTAATCGCGTGTAGAGCACAAGGGTAAAAGGGAGCCTGACTGTAAGGCTGACAGGCCGAACAGAGACGAAAGTCGGGCCTAGTGAACCTTTGGTTCCAAGTGGAAGGGCCAAAGATCAACGGACAAAAGGTACTCCGGGGATAACAGGCTTATCGCGCCCGAGAGCTCCTATCGACGGCGCGGTTTGGCACCTCGATGTCGGCTCGTCACATCCTGGGGCTGAAGCAGGTCCCAAGGGTTGGTCTGTTCGCCCATTAAAGTGGCACGTGAGCTGGGTTCAGAACGTCGTGAGACAGTTCGGACTTCATCCTCCGTGGGCGCTTAGAAACTTGAGGAGAGCTGTCCTTTGTACGAGAGGACCAGGATGGACAGACCTCTGGTGAACCTGTTGTCACGCCAGTGGCACAGCAGGGTAGCTATGTCTGGAAGGGATAACCGCTGAAAGCATCTAAGTGGGAAGCCCCCTCCAAGATTAGGTTTCTCGCTTCTTGTCTTCGGACAAGAGGCTAAGGTCCCTCATAGACTATGAGGTTGATAGGCGACAGGTGTAAGCACAGCAATGTGTTGAGCCGAGTCGTACTAATAGACCGAGAGGCTTGTCCAAAAATATCTATTATCTATTCAATTATCAAAGAACTTTTTTATCACATTTGGGAATTTTTGAGATTTAAGAAAGATTTTTACTTTTTATAGATAGCCGAGATTTTTTAGATGTTCTTTTATAGACTTATCCTCTTCTTCTGTTAAGTAATGAGATTCATTAGATTTTTTATAGGAGTTATAATCTAAATCACTAAAAGAAATTTTAAATTTTTTTTCTTCCATAATTTCTGTAAGCACTCTTCCATCGCAGTCTTTCGGTATAGGTATTTCCATTAAAACACACGAGGTAGGAAATAAGTCGTAAATATTTGCTTCAAGATGTGTTCCTTTTTTTATTCCTTCGCCCATAACAAATATGATTCCATCAAGAGCTGAGGTGTGATGTCCAACAATTGATGGTCTATCTACTTTTTTGTCTACGATTCTCCCTGGAAGGTTTGTGTTTATTCTGTAGTCCTCTGTTGAGGTATAAACAATTTCTGGCATTTCTTCAAAAAAATCCCCTTTGAATAATTCCCATTTTGTTTTTGCAATAAGGATTGTTTTATTCCCATTTTCTGGGTCTTTAGCTTCAAGAAGAGCTTCTCTTATTTCTTCCGCTCCTTTTTTCTTTGCATTAGGAGTGGGATAAAACTTTGGATTTAGGTATATTCCTGCATACCAGTGAGCATAAGCCTTTGTGTTTTCCCAATCTACTTGTTCTTTAATACTTTCTCTAACAATCTTAAATTTTAATTTATCAGAGAAAAGATTTCTTAAAAAGCCGAAATTTTTTATGATTAATATTCCAGCCTTATAAGTAAGATTAAAGAGATTACTTTTAAAACTTTTTGATTTTTTTAAGTATCCTCTTTCTAAAAGATATTGATTTATATAAAAGTATTTTGTTGGAGCTTTTGAAAATCCATGATCAGAAATCACTATTACATAATCAGGTTTATGTTGATTATAGATTTCTCTTAAAGATTCGTCGCTTTTCTTTAGATAATCAAGAACGCTATTTTTGTCATTCCAAAAATAATGCATGAAGTCATCAATTTCTTTAAAATTAATTATGAAAAACTCGGGACTATATTTTTTTAGTAAACTTATGGCATTTTTTGTTCTATTTTTTATTAAAATTTCAAACTCTTTTTTTAATTTCTTTAGTCTGTTTTTATTTAAATTTTTATCGGTTTTACCTACTCCTTCGGGAAGTTCTAAATCAATTACATATTCTGTAAGTTCCTTTCTTAGTTGTTCCGGATAAACAAAGTCTTTGGCATTTTTAGGGGTAAGTGCTCCACTTACAAAAAAACCATTAACTTTCATAGGTGGATATGTCATTGGAATATTCATTACACCTACTTTTCCGTTAAAATTGGAAACCCATTCCCAAATTGTCCAGGTTTTTATGTCTGTAGAGTTTATAAATTGAGCTCCTTTAAAGAAATCCGGATTAAATCCTTTTTTTTCTCCTTTGTATAAAAAAGGACCAATTTTCCCAGGATTTTTGCCCGTGAAGATCACTGGCCATGCAAGCATTGTGAAGGGGGGAATAATGCTTTTTAAAGAGCCAAAAGCTCCTTTTTTGTAA
It contains:
- the yidD gene encoding membrane protein insertion efficiency factor YidD translates to MLLAQFLSLYLFSTSIKYDLEFIQKEKESIREKEEITVFNPKETSEAKIIFSSLILIYRKFISSQDLPSCNFTFSCSRFGAKAVQKYGLIYGLLMTSDRLQRCSFSSRKYYQIDPETQLAIDYPVEAYYIRGKNKLLKNECYFKGTFYKEK
- a CDS encoding alkaline phosphatase family protein; the protein is MKKVLVVGLDGAPYKEIKEWVEKGELSFLSEIYKKGAFGSLKSIIPPFTMLAWPVIFTGKNPGKIGPFLYKGEKKGFNPDFFKGAQFINSTDIKTWTIWEWVSNFNGKVGVMNIPMTYPPMKVNGFFVSGALTPKNAKDFVYPEQLRKELTEYVIDLELPEGVGKTDKNLNKNRLKKLKKEFEILIKNRTKNAISLLKKYSPEFFIINFKEIDDFMHYFWNDKNSVLDYLKKSDESLREIYNQHKPDYVIVISDHGFSKAPTKYFYINQYLLERGYLKKSKSFKSNLFNLTYKAGILIIKNFGFLRNLFSDKLKFKIVRESIKEQVDWENTKAYAHWYAGIYLNPKFYPTPNAKKKGAEEIREALLEAKDPENGNKTILIAKTKWELFKGDFFEEMPEIVYTSTEDYRINTNLPGRIVDKKVDRPSIVGHHTSALDGIIFVMGEGIKKGTHLEANIYDLFPTSCVLMEIPIPKDCDGRVLTEIMEEKKFKISFSDLDYNSYKKSNESHYLTEEEDKSIKEHLKNLGYL